The genomic DNA AGatgggaaaaagcagaagagactGCGCAGGAGTACAAAATTAGGAGGAAAAACATGCGCGAAAGGGAGAAACCCAGAGATCAGAGCAACTGCTGttgtttggtcttttttttttttttttttttttttcctttttttccttcaaaaaaagggaagagaaatctTCTTGGGAACTTCCCTCTACATCATTAGCTGGCAGTAGACACTCTATTCTGTGTAAAATCTCTGTAGAATTGGACAAATGCTTAGAGAAGATGAAATTGTATAGTAAGTGTTTttgagaggagaaggaaggaaggaaggaaaagagaaagagagagagagagagagaaagaaagagagagagagagagagagagagagagagagaacgAATTCAGGCTGACCCCAGCACAGAAGAACATGTTCagtaacacagaaacacagacacCTCAAGACTGGTTGTCAGTGTTTCCCTCAGCCTATTGTCTCTAAGGCATGGCTGAATTTGCAGAGCTGGCTGTAAAAAGGCtgtatggaaaataaaaactcctGTCTTCAGTGGTTGCAGTAGGAGTCAAGCAGAGCACTCCAAGAGAGGGTGAAGCATTTTCCCAACCTAATGACATTATCTGGGGAGAAAAAGTGTGCTTCAGTTTTGatttcagaaaagcaagaagGGGTAAACCAGGCAGGTTGCCATAAAATTTGCTCCCTTcagaagaaaaccccaacaccaATATCCCCTCACTTTTATTTATAGTCCGCAAGTGATCCTGTTCTCAAACACACTGATTGAAATGTGCAGCACTTTGTCTTACCAGCACTGGGTGCTGAACACAGTGAGCCCTTCCATCAGGACACAGGCCAGCTTCTCCAAGAGTCTGGCTTATGTGAGAAATACACAGGGATGGTGAAACATGAAATTCaatactttttttctgcctcacaCAACAGTAAAGTGTGGCAGAATGCATTTAATAAAGCCACTGATATGTGTCAGGGCAGAAGACACTGTTTTCCACTCCTTTGCACTCAGATTGAGCCCCCTGAAAAATCATCCCATTGACCAAATGTTTTTAagataacaaaataaatagaatcAACCCTGattgtttttcttgttcatCCTTTGCTTTATGATCCATGAGACTGCCCTTAATTTCCCTATTCCAACCATAAGAgctacaaaaatagaaaaatagaaatgaaaactgagCTCATCAGACAAGACTACCCCCACCAAAGTCAAGTTGGCCTTGTGTGGGTTTTGGAGCCcacccaggcagagcagcttgCAAGGCCCGTGCCTAAGATCACAATGTACTCTGCAATTACAGCACAATGCTGACAATAGCATTTTGTCAGTAAAATAAGAAATAGTTGTGAAGACATGTAAGGAATATGTAGGGGGGATAACTaaataaaagaagcaattttGTTCACTATTCTTTTGAGCAGTAGAGCGGGCTGACAGAAGGGTTATAGGATGCACAGTATTTCCATCCACAGATgtcacagggacactgctgcaCGTGATTTAAGATTAATCTCTTGAATCAAAATGTCACCATGTACACTAATGAGCAAAAAGTCTCTGGCAGAGAATCCGTCCCTTGGGCTCCTGTTCCCAGGTAAGAAGCTTGTCTCCACACTATTGTAGAAACTCTCTCAGCTGAGTGCAGTGAGGTTGGTGGTATAACTTGCCCCTGGTTCacaattttccatttcagactCACTGTCTCTGTCTTGGTTTCGGTCTATTTACTCGGAGCCATTTCTTAACAATGTCTAATTTCCTCAAGGAATCCCTCTGAGTCCCCTCTCTTAGAAATGCTGccatatcttttttttaatcactgaaaGGCACAAATATCCTTCCTGAGCCCTCTTACCGTCCAGCCTGATTATATACATAGATTTCAGTTTCCATACATTTTCTACACAGTAGGAGTTCCCAAAATGCAGCCTCTGGGGATATAAAGTGTGGCCCCAACTGCAGCTCAATGAGATGAAAACAAAGCCGATCAGGTACTGTTCTTACTGTTAATGAGCCTAACCAGCAGGCAGTTATTACTCAGTCTGGAAGACATAAGTGGTTGGAATCATAGcacattcattttttatttatagtgATGCACATTCAAATTAGAAGTAGCCCTCCAGCAGCTGGCATTTTGCCAGGGCCTGACCATCAGTGTGATAAAATTTGACTGTCTCAAAGATATAGAATGccttttgttgccttttttttttttttttttttttaatatcaatcTCCTCCTACTCACAATTCTTTTGACTATCAAAAGTGAACAATGAGGCTTAATTAACTTAGGAACCTTTCCCTTaccaaaaatgaaagaaaagagtatttttttctttctttcttggtGGTGAGGTACAAGTCAAACATGATCTGATCTTCTCGTAAATAAGCAAAGACTCAAGACTTCTGGCAAATAAAAGAGTTAAAATGAACACTTGGACAAGAACCACAAAGAAAAGGGTTCTTGGAGACAATGAACATTATTAGCCCGTTAATCTATTAATGGCAACTGTAAATACCTCACTCAAAATCACAGTGATTCTGAAACATTTAACTGGAGAGGCACTGTGAGCCTGCCCAGGACAATGCGATACGAGGAAACCGTAGTAATTTGCCTCACCTTGCTAGCCATCGGTTTGCAATCTAACCCCTCCCCTGAGTTTAAGTTACAAACCTCAGTAACCGTGTGGCAGACTTGACAGCAATTAACATTactcagctgccagctgggtTTTAAAGCCTCCCTTCCAAGCGATCTTGTTACCTaagttttaaaaacagcctGACAGGGTGCTGCTCTGCGCCAAGGAGCTGGGTCCTGCCTCTCTGAACATGGTGAGATTTTGCCACTGATTACAGGGGGAGCTGATCAATCATTGGCAGAGTGAGGGAAAATGCACCGAGCTGTTGTTTGCAGCATGAGGCCTGGGGGTTTTATCCTAATCTCATCGAGGGGGCTTCACAGAAAGTGCTATCAAGACATTATCTGTATTAATTTAATTCTTCAGTCCTGTAGTCCTAGTCATCTACAGGAAAGAGCACAACACACTGCGAGGAGCTCCTTGACCCTCACACCTCAGCGTTCAGACTTCGTAAGTCAGGAAATACTTTCTAAGTCATTTAgagctgaaaaatcaaagttttgCTGGAAATCAACTAGCTGGAGTCACACTCCCGTGAGATTTAAAGCTGGCCCAGCCTTTGGCTGGGGCGGCGGGAGCCTTGGGAGGGCGGCTGCAGGCCGCGGCTCCAGCGGCGCGTCCCGCTGAGGGCTGGCACACGCCGACCCTCGCTCTCCCACCTGGCCCAGGCCGGAgcgggcccgccccgcccccgcggctccacggcccggcccgggcggccccgcccctgccgcgcgccggccccgcccctcctcGCCCATTGGCTGgagggcgggggcggggcggggcgcggcgggggcggggctgCCGTCAGCTGTTCGCGGCGCGCCCGCCGGCGCCGGCCGCAGTTTGGCGGtgcggaggcggcggcggcggcttcTCCCGGGACGCCCCGTCCCCGAGGGACGCCGGTCCCGGTTCTCGGTGAGTGCCCGGGAAGCGCTTTCGCCGCTGGGGGCTGGCCACTCTGAGCCAGGTCGCCGGCGAGGGCGGTGCCGTGGCCAGGCGCGATCGTGACAGGGAAGGGGTTTCGCCTCGGGGCAGCGCCTGCCCCCTCCCGTCCTGCCCGGAGTCCCTCGCCTCCTGGGGAGCGGGAAGAAAGAGAGGAGGGTGAGGGCGAGGAATGAGCTCTCTGGGCACCGGGAAAGCCGCTGATTCGCTGATGTAGGCGATGGCTGATTCCACAGCCAGCGCCGCCCCTCCCGGGCCGCACCGTCGAGCTCGGAGTCTCGTCCCACGGCGCTGCCCGGAGGAGCCGCGTTAAACCTTTCGGCGGGGGGCACGTCTGCGGGGCTAGAGCCCCGTCGGGGAAGAGTTAAAGGCGGCCGGCGGTGGCGAAGCGAGGCCGGCCAGCTTTGTTTTGGGACGCTGGCACGCACGTGTGCGCTGAGCCCTCCCTCCGCTCCCGGCCTGCCGCCTGTCAGCGCGGGCGTGCGGCTGCCCCGGCCCGCCGCTGTCGCCGCTGGCTTGTGGAAGGAAGTGCCGTGGGTAGGACGCGGCACCGGAGACGCGGGGCCTGCCCAGGCACAGACCCGTAGCCCGAGCTGTCCCGTGTCTGTGGATCCCAGCGTGAACTGCGTTTGGAGGTTGTAGAAGGAGTTCCAGTGAGTTGTAGGACGAGTTATCCTTCGCGCTGCCTCGGCATCCTCTGACGAGTTCTGCAAGAGGGTCGGACCGTATTGCAGGAGATCGAGTTAAACTTCTTGCTCTTTAAACCCTCTTTTGTTCGGAGTTTGCTCTGTGCCTTTGCTGCACTTTCCTTGAGGAAAGTGCCCGTGTCCCAGTGAGGCTGACAGATGAGATCTGGCAAGCTTTTCTGCAAAGACAAAATACATTCCCACCTGCCTCTGTGTCAGGTGACTGTGATCCAGCAGAAGAGCTGGCAAGGAGATGCCTGCCTCTTGGGGCCCATAATTCATTTCAGTATGCAACTTTAAGCCATGGTGGGAATGTTATGAGTGCTCTGCCATTGCTGTCATCCAACAAAGCTGCACTCAGCTGTGGAGCTGGTAcctgttctgctctgcagaaactTCTTTGGGAGTTGTGGCTCAGTTGAGTGAACTGCTGAGATGCAGCAACTTAAATAGCCATAGTGCCCCCAagccagagccctgcagaaaCACTTCTTGCACTGCTTGATCCTCTTGTCTCTAGCGTGCTGGTGTCCTGAGTGCTGCTCACCTGGGGGGAGATGGGAGCACCAAGGGCAGCGCTGAACACATccttataaaaattattattaatgtcTCCTTCAGGCCTGAAATTCCTCTTGCTAGTCTTCCATTCTGTTAAATGCTTCGCAAACCAGAGCAAAGGAAGAGACATGAAGAGTTGAATTTCACTGCCTTGTTTGGAACTGGGTGGAAATCCTGGAGATGGATCTCTTAGGAGTCTGTCTTCCAATTGGGTTAGATGCACAGGTAACAGTAAAGGGACTTGTGGCATTTTTGGTAATACTGCTTCTAATTGCTTTATGTTCGCAAAGAGCTCTGAAATAGTGATTTAGGGTTTATGGGGGTTTTTCCCCTCTACCATCTTTGTTCAGCTTTGTGCTACAACAGAGCTCAGGAGTGTTTACTGTGGCAACTACAGAAATCCTGCTTTAAACACTGACACCAGCCATGCTTTTCTTTAGCAGTAGGATGAACCACTGCACTAACAGCGCATGTAGGCTTGAGGGTAAGAGGGATAAGGAAGTCACTAGATTGCCAAGTTTGGGACATATCTTAAGTTGAACTGAGGGAAGAAATGAGAAGTTGAAAGGAAAGTTGGCCCTCATAGGGAGAAGTAATGGAGAGCTTCACAGCAGTGACTTTGACAGCTCCTAAGTTTTGCAGCCATTGGGGTTTCTTAAAAATCTGGCCTTGCAGCATTGTGATTACAAGAATTTTTCTTCATCAATACGCAAtagatgggaaaaaaagtgaatggGATATACCATGAAGTTCAAATATAACAGGCCAAAGCAAAGCAGACCTCAAAGAAGCTGACTGGCCATGGGGCTATTAGAAGAATTTgggttgctttttaaaatgtcttttctgtttctgtgtgctGAGGTTGGGGGTTGGCTCTCTACTTGGGAGCAGGTGTGAGCAGAATTGGAGCTTTGGGTGGACTTATACACGTGtgaagcttttctctttctggccTAGCACTTGAGGGCTTTCTGCAAAGCCTTGACCTTTACCACAGGTCACTCACCTCTCCTGTCCATGCAgatgggcagcactgggaagtGGGGAAGAGAGAAGGTGTGGTAAAATCGGTTGTATTTTGTTGTTGGCGCAAAAGGCATTCTCTCCTGGACAGCATTCTTGTTGTGTCTTAGCTGTTTCCTCAAATGTCCCTTTATTGCAGGAGCAATGGATCGCCCCAGCTACCTGGAAGAGGACTATTCTAGCCTGGATGGGCTGGACGATGACGTGTTTCACTCTGATGACTTTGGACTTGCAGGTCAGCCTGGTGAGATGACTGCAACTGGCTTTTTCACACAGAACCAGTCCTACAGCTGCCTTCTGGGGAGATTTCAACTATTCCccctcacacactgctgtgGTCCCGGTATCAGGCAtcctgagcagcaggacaaggcaACTCAAACACTCAGCCCATCCTCTTCCAGTCAGGATGTTATGTTGCCTTGTGGAGTCACTGAAGAGCCACGGAGACTCTTCTATGGTAAGAGCACTCCAGTGTCACTAGCTTTGCAGCAAAGAAGCTGTCCCTTTAGCACTTCCCCAATCAAGCAAGGTTACTTCCATTAGGGTGTTTTATTAAAggactgaaattattttgctttagtCCTGTTTCCTCAAGAAAGACAACTTGTATTTTCTTACCCTTGCTTGTCCACTGCAGGAACCAGACACTTGCTTATTGCCTCTGCTATCTTTGAtattccctctctctttttggCTTTATTCTATCACATTTAATTTTACTGCTAGATGTTTAAATATTCACTGTACTTCATATCCTACAATTTGCCTACATTTTTTAACTACCAATGGTCTGTCTCATCCACATAAGAAGTGGAAACCTCTAGAAGTTTTCAGTGGAGAGACAAAGATAGAGCTTTTAGGCTCTTCACTGGAGTTAAAGTTGCTGAATAAGTAGCATGTCCATCCAGTATTTTACTAGTAATTGATGGGTCACCACTCAGCTTTGTCTGTCAAATTCAGCTTTAATTTAGATCACTAAAATCACTAAatgacagaaaactgaaaaaagactGACAGAAAAGATACTGCTACCTTTGAGTGGAGACAATGCCAACTTGAGGCAGAGATCCTGTAAAACTGCAAAACTGTCCttaaaaatcccccaaaccacAGCACTTGGCTGAGCTGTAAACAAGGAAAAGCAATCAATTTTAAGATCCTGCCACTCATTTGACTATGGGGATCTACACAATGCTCTGCTTAATAAGTTTATTTGAAAGCTGGGCAAATCTTTTACTGTGCCATGTTACAGTATACAGTCATTTTCTGGCCTTCAGGAACTAGACTTTAAGTCAAAAATTTAGGATTATTTGCAGCTCTTTCCTCCATGAAGTGCACTCAGTAGAGAAGACAATCTTTGCCGTGGGAGAATGACTCTTCTGATCTGTTTTGTAGGGAGTGCTGGTTACCGTTTACATGTCCCTCCAGCTGGCTTTGTGTTGGATCCGCACCTCCAAGAGGCACCTCAGGAAGGTCAGCGGGAAGCACGTGTGGAGGTGCAGATTGCACGGAAGTTGCAGTGCATTGCGGACCAGTTCCACCGGCTCCACATACAGAGGGTAAGGTGTCTCTGGAGGGCAAGGCGGGGGTTTACCTCTCCAAGAGTGCTACCCTGATGACTGACTCCAGGCATCAGCTAAGTGAGCTGCTGTTTAAGACAGCAGACTGCCAATAGCGATAAAATGGCAGGAGTATCCTGATGGATTTTGCTTATGCTAGATTCCTTGCTCTTCCTAAAGATTGGCACGTGGAGGGAAGAGAATGTGAGGGATTGCATTGCATTCACTGCCTGGGAAGGGAGCTCTTCTGTGTTAGCTGCTGCtattccagctctgccagttCAGCAGCAGTGGGGTTTGAGGCTTTTGCCAGGGATCCTCCTCTTGCTTTTTATTACagcttttattcttcttctctATTCTCCTCACCACCAGCACCTTCTCTTCCGTGGAACATGTAGACATCAGTGGCTTATGTCAGCTCCTGGTCTTGGAGATAACAAGCTTGGAGTCTGTTCTGACACTCCTTGTTGTCTAACGGTAGTTCTATGTAATGTTGTAAAGAATATTTAGATCATACTAGATTTGCTAGCAGCTATTAGTCAGACAGCCCTAGCTAGTGTCTGAGACTTGTGACTAACTTCCTCACAACAAAAGACATCTGTAAGATGCCATGAGGTCTGAAAACCACACTCCAGattcttcattttgttttcttaaaaaaaacccaaccgaAAACCAAACACCGCtgttcaaagaaacaaaataaccATTACCCCCAGAACCCTTCATTCTTCCTTGCTCTCTTTCCCCTTTGAGTAGTGATAAAATGGAAATCTCAGCCCCATACAGAGATGGTCAGATGTGGCAGAGGcttggcagcaggcagcagtttGCCACTTCTATGCAAACCCAACAAGGAGGGTGTGTTTCTGCTTGTATATGAAGAAATTTTGCTGACTTCAGAAAGGGACAGAAAGTTTATCTTACAGCAAGTGAGTTTGTCCTCTGTTAACTGTGGGATCGTTTGCAGCCCTCCTCAAAGGTAAGTGAGGATCTCTGTCTTGGTCAGAGAGTGTGTCTTGTGGCTGGGCAAAGGCTTGGTCGTCTCTGTGTCATCTGAGAGATGAGGAAATTCTGGGACTCCTCATCTCCTAATAGGTGAAGgattaaagaaggaaaaggaagattaGCCTATAGAAATGCAGATGGGGCTATGAATGTCATTTAGCAAACCATAGGAATAAAGAGCTACCGCGAGATTTTTTTTAGCGTGTGTTGTTTGTGGTTGAATGGGGCTTTCCCCGGTGGCGCCATTCGCCTGGGTTAGCTGCAGGCTCCGCCCTCTCTCGCCAGGCTGTCTCACAGGAAAGGGAAGGTTTAACCAACTTGGCAGAGGAGCCCTGCACCGAACTGGTGGAACTGGTTGTAACTTGACCCCTTTCATCTCGGGGGAGTGTCCCTATCTGATGCCCGTGCCTTGGAAACGCGTCCAGGAGCGCCCACCCTGCCCGGCCCCCCTAGGGCAGGCGGGGCCGGCCTCCCGGTgcccggcggcggctcccggtgcccggcggcggctcccggtGCCCggcggccccgcagccccggccggcGGCCAGCCCGGCGTGTGGAGCCGTAGTAAACAAAGGCGTCCGGCTGCGCTGGGCGGCGCGGCCCCCGGGGCCCGCCAGAGGAGGGGCTCCGCGCTCTTTGTTTGAACTGGAACAGCAACAAGTTGTAAAGGGGACGGGAGCTGGGGCCTTCAGGCATTTAAATTCTAAAACAaaacgggggaaaaaaaaattaccaaaaccCAAACCGACTCGAAAACCTGACGCGAGGACAGAGTAGTTCAGCCAGTGGTTATCCACAGCCTGACCCTGGGATAGGCCTTGGCATTTGGATCTGCTAAGAGATTCTTTCTTGTTTGTCAGGGATACGGAGAATTGGGCCACATATTGGTGTCCAAAGCACTGTTCCCTGTGGAGTGTTTTGTTGTCATGCCCAATCCCTTCCCTCCTAGTCCTGCATGGAGGATTTCCTTTTGGCTTTTGGCATGAATCCCCCGTGGAGAACCCCCTCTGTCCTGTGTGCAATGACTCTACCCAGCCCGTTGCTGAAGAAGCAGGCGGTCTGCCCCTGGAGACACGTGAGCAGTTCACAATGTGCTGTGGTTTGGAAGGGGCAGTCTCTGAGGCATGGAAAACTGGGCTGTCGTTTATCTTGCTGTGAAACTAATCCCTGATTTGGAAACCCCATTCCAGCTTGTCTCAAACATTTGGTCAAAACCAACTTTCCAGAGTGGTGTCCTCAATCAGATTTAGAATACCACAAAGTTAGTCACACCAGTGTGGTCTTGTGAAGTCCTGAGAGAGAGCAAGCTTGGTTTTCAACAAGCTGTGCCTGTTTTCAGAGCTTACAAAACATTTATCTGTGAAcctgtgaaaagaaaatgtgtgtgcCTTTTCAATGGAAGTTAAGAAAAGCTTTTAGCATTGGAATGGTGCATCCAGCTACCTCAAGAGTTGCCTTCTCATGGCTCCCGAGTTCTGTGAGATTCTCCAGCAGTTGAGGTATGGCCCCcattctgctgctgcacagcaaggCTGTGTTGACACAAAGGCTGCTGGTTAATGTACATCCCTGGCTGAGAGAGAAACTGAGCAGGCAATTGCTGCTGAGGCTGACATCACTGGGCTGTCATTGGACTCAGCTGCATGCACGGTCTAACCCATCCCACACTGGGAACCCTGGAGAGTCACTGTTATCTCTTCTCTGGGCTTCTGGAGCTAAATGGTATCTATTCTGTGGTTTTTGGCTATACAAAAGATTTTTGGGTATGCATCTAGTAAGAATAAGAAAATTGGCCGTAACTATGCTTGCTTTTGGCATGAACACCACTTTCAGAGTTTCATT from Sylvia atricapilla isolate bSylAtr1 chromosome 6, bSylAtr1.pri, whole genome shotgun sequence includes the following:
- the BMF gene encoding bcl-2-modifying factor; its protein translation is MDRPSYLEEDYSSLDGLDDDVFHSDDFGLAGQPGEMTATGFFTQNQSYSCLLGRFQLFPLTHCCGPGIRHPEQQDKATQTLSPSSSSQDVMLPCGVTEEPRRLFYGSAGYRLHVPPAGFVLDPHLQEAPQEGQREARVEVQIARKLQCIADQFHRLHIQRHQQNRNQVWWQLFLFLHNLALNTEVNRNHTGQR